The Fulvia fulva chromosome 13, complete sequence genome window below encodes:
- a CDS encoding NLP effector protein 10: protein MKFPSGLLFATVASGAAINRRAVINHDAVAAFSETVPSGTVGNLYLKYKPYLRRESGCVPYPAVDADGNTSGGLNPSGSSTGDCLDSGGQVYARATTHNGAYAIMYSWFWPKDSPSTGLGHRFDWESVVVWLSDESTSATLQGVAASAHGDYDTTTSPNLSGTRPLIRYYNIFPVNHQLGFTSTVGASQPLIAWESLPSAARAALEDTVFGDANVPFKDANFQTNLGKAAL, encoded by the exons ATGAAGTTCCCATCAGGTCTCCTGTTTGCAACCGTAGCCTCGGGCGCCGCCATCAATAGACGTGCTGTCATCAACCATGATGCTGTTGCCGCTTTCTCTGAGACCGTTCCTTCTGGTACCGTCGGCAACCTGTACTTGAAGTACAAGCCATACCTCCGTCGCGAAAGCGGCTGCGTTCCATACCCAGCAGTAGATGCAGATGGCAACACCAG CGGCGGCCTAAACCCAAGCGGGTCCTCAACCGGCGACTGTCTCGACAGCGGCGGACAAGTCTACGCCCGCGCGACAACCCACAACGGCGCATACGCAATCATGTACTCCTGGTTCTGGCCTAAAGACTCTCCCTCCACGGGTCTAGGGCACAGATTCGACTGGGAGAGCGTCGTGGTTTGGCTGTCTGATGAGAGCACTTCCGCCACTTTGCAAGGTGTCGCTGCGAGCGCACATGGAGACTATGATACTACTACTTCGCCGAACCTGAGTGGTACGAGGCCTTTGATTAGGTACTATAACATCTTCCCGGTCAACCATCAGTTGGGTTTTACGAGTACTGTGGGCGCTAGCCAGCCGCTTATTGCATGGGAGAGTTTGCCGAGTGCGGCGCGGGCTGCGTTGGAGGATACGGTCTTTG GTGATGCGAATGTGCCATTCAAGGACGCCAACTTCCAGACGAACCTGGGCAAGGCAGCTCTGTAG